TCTCGACTCCTTTGTTCGTCAAAGAAACGAGGAAGCCGCGGCCATCTGCCGGGTTTCTGACCCGTTCAATCAATCCAACCTTCGCCAGTTGATCGATGCGGTTCGTCATTGTGCCTGATGTCACCATTGTGGATGCCATCAGTTCACCGGGCGACAAGGCGTAAGGCGAACCGGATCTGCGCAATGTTGCCAACACGTCAAAACTGGCGGCATTCAGACCGTGCGCGGCCCATGTCTTTGCCATGCCCAGCATGAGATGCTGATGAAGACGCTTGATCCGCCCGATCGTGCCCATGGGCGCGATGGACAGCTCGGGGCGTTCCCGATGCCATTGCTCCAGAATTTTGTCGACGTGATCCATACCGTCATCTTAGCAGCGCTTGTATCTTGACTTCAAGATTAATTGTATTGTATCTTGAAGTCGAGATAACTGGCTGGGGTGAGTAGATTATGCGGATATT
This genomic window from Puniceibacterium sp. IMCC21224 contains:
- a CDS encoding MarR family winged helix-turn-helix transcriptional regulator, whose translation is MDHVDKILEQWHRERPELSIAPMGTIGRIKRLHQHLMLGMAKTWAAHGLNAASFDVLATLRRSGSPYALSPGELMASTMVTSGTMTNRIDQLAKVGLIERVRNPADGRGFLVSLTNKGVEIIDTAVTEHVSTQANLVSALSDDERAQLDDLLKRFLKGFEA